A stretch of Kyrpidia spormannii DNA encodes these proteins:
- a CDS encoding AMP-binding protein, with translation MGFETLLTREQIERYTREGYWGSKVITDFLDEAAEKTPDKLAAVDGRSRYTYRELRQLVDRCALGFLELGVRPGDVVSFQLPNWNEWVIAHFAATRIGAISNPLVPIYRDREIRFMLGLAEPKIMVIPDRFRNFSYPEMMERLRPSMPFLRHILVVGDEVPLGQESWKTFMETKWEKIRDPGELAALRPDANEVTELIFTSGTTGEPKGVLHTHNTVISTDVLTARLLNFDADTVIHMASTFAHQTGFLYGPRLVTYLGSTGIYQDIWNVDRFVEMVEEFGIHMTMGATPFLHDLVRAPNLDQHDLSSLRVFICAGAPIPRPLLREARKRLPGVAVLGGWGQTEDALVTLSRMGDSEEKITSTDGLPVPGMEVRVVDGSGRLLPPGQPGRLQCKGPFLFVGYAKRLELTRASFDGEWFDTGDFAVIDEEGYVSIEGRAKDIIIRGGENIPVTYVENVLHEHPDIEQVAIVAMPDPHLQERACAFVILKSGATLTLADLQQFLQEKGVAKPYWPERVEVVDEFPRTASGKIQKFKLREEIARQLQREGEQ, from the coding sequence ATGGGGTTCGAAACGCTGTTGACCCGGGAACAGATTGAACGGTACACCCGGGAAGGGTACTGGGGAAGCAAAGTGATCACCGATTTCCTGGATGAGGCGGCGGAGAAGACGCCGGACAAGCTTGCGGCGGTGGATGGGCGGTCCCGGTACACGTACCGGGAGCTGCGCCAACTGGTCGACCGGTGCGCCCTGGGGTTCTTGGAACTCGGGGTGCGCCCGGGAGACGTGGTGTCATTTCAATTGCCCAATTGGAACGAATGGGTCATCGCGCATTTTGCGGCGACCCGGATCGGCGCGATTAGCAACCCCCTCGTGCCGATCTACCGGGACCGGGAAATCCGCTTTATGTTGGGGTTGGCTGAACCGAAAATCATGGTGATCCCCGATAGATTTCGAAATTTTTCATATCCGGAAATGATGGAGCGCCTCCGGCCGTCCATGCCGTTCCTTCGGCACATCTTGGTGGTCGGGGACGAGGTGCCGCTGGGCCAAGAGTCGTGGAAAACCTTTATGGAGACGAAATGGGAGAAAATCCGAGATCCCGGGGAGTTGGCAGCCTTGCGCCCGGACGCCAACGAGGTGACGGAACTGATCTTTACGTCCGGAACAACAGGGGAGCCCAAAGGGGTGTTGCACACCCATAATACGGTCATTTCCACAGACGTTCTCACGGCCAGATTGCTGAATTTTGACGCAGACACCGTGATCCACATGGCCTCGACCTTCGCCCACCAGACCGGTTTTCTGTATGGTCCCCGACTGGTGACCTACCTGGGGAGCACGGGGATCTACCAAGATATTTGGAATGTGGATAGATTTGTAGAAATGGTCGAGGAGTTTGGGATTCACATGACCATGGGGGCAACGCCCTTTCTTCATGATCTGGTCAGGGCCCCCAATCTCGATCAACATGACCTGAGTTCCTTGCGGGTTTTCATCTGCGCGGGTGCACCGATCCCCCGGCCCCTCTTGCGCGAGGCGCGCAAGCGATTGCCTGGAGTGGCGGTGCTCGGCGGTTGGGGGCAGACGGAAGACGCCTTGGTGACGTTGAGCCGGATGGGCGACTCCGAGGAAAAGATTACTTCCACCGACGGCCTCCCCGTTCCGGGGATGGAGGTGCGGGTGGTGGACGGGTCCGGACGCCTTCTGCCGCCTGGGCAACCGGGGCGGCTCCAATGCAAAGGACCCTTTCTGTTCGTGGGTTATGCGAAACGCCTGGAATTGACCCGGGCCAGTTTTGATGGGGAATGGTTTGACACCGGGGATTTTGCGGTCATCGATGAGGAGGGTTATGTGAGCATCGAGGGGCGGGCCAAAGATATTATCATCCGGGGCGGGGAGAATATCCCGGTAACTTATGTGGAAAATGTGCTTCACGAGCACCCGGATATTGAGCAGGTGGCCATTGTGGCGATGCCCGATCCCCACCTCCAGGAGCGGGCTTGTGCCTTTGTGATTCTTAAGTCCGGGGCGACCTTGACCTTGGCAGATCTGCAGCAGTTTTTGCAGGAGAAAGGGGTGGCCAAGCCCTATTGGCCCGAACGGGTGGAGGTGGTAGATGAATTCCCCAGGACAGCCAGCGGGAAGATCCAAAAATTCAAGCTCCGAGAGGAAATCGCCCGACAATTACAACGTGAAGGAGAACAATGA
- a CDS encoding SDR family NAD(P)-dependent oxidoreductase, producing MKRLEEKVAIVTGSARGIGRGIVEKFVSEGARVVVADILEDAARETAEALKARGAEAIAIPVDVTSKESVDEMVERTVRYFSRVDILVNNAGWDKVEPFIDNDVAVWDRIIRINLYGTLFGCKAVLPHMIEQGYGKIVNIGSDAGRVGSTGEAVYSATKGGVIAFTKTLAREMARHRINVNCVSPGPADTPLFAEVGSYNPKIRDALIRAIPFRRLALPEDLANAVAFLASDEAAYITGQTLSVSGGLTMC from the coding sequence ATGAAAAGGCTAGAAGAAAAGGTGGCCATCGTGACCGGCTCCGCCCGGGGAATCGGCCGGGGAATCGTAGAAAAATTCGTATCTGAAGGAGCCCGGGTGGTGGTGGCGGACATCCTGGAGGACGCAGCCCGGGAGACGGCGGAAGCCCTCAAGGCACGGGGAGCCGAGGCCATCGCGATTCCTGTGGACGTCACATCCAAAGAGTCGGTGGACGAGATGGTGGAGCGGACGGTGAGGTATTTTAGTCGGGTGGACATTCTCGTGAACAACGCGGGATGGGACAAGGTGGAGCCGTTTATCGACAATGACGTCGCCGTATGGGACCGCATCATCCGGATCAACCTGTACGGGACGCTTTTTGGCTGCAAAGCGGTCCTGCCGCACATGATTGAACAGGGGTATGGAAAGATCGTCAACATCGGTTCGGACGCCGGCCGGGTGGGCTCCACCGGGGAAGCGGTGTATTCCGCCACCAAAGGCGGAGTGATCGCCTTTACGAAGACGTTGGCCCGGGAGATGGCCCGACACCGCATCAATGTGAACTGCGTGAGTCCGGGTCCGGCGGATACACCGCTTTTTGCCGAAGTGGGGTCGTACAATCCAAAAATCCGGGACGCCTTGATCCGGGCGATTCCTTTCCGTCGACTGGCTCTTCCCGAGGATCTGGCCAATGCCGTGGCGTTTCTGGCATCGGACGAAGCGGCCTATATCACCGGTCAGACCCTCAGCGTCAGTGGTGGACTGACCATGTGTTAG
- a CDS encoding IclR family transcriptional regulator: MDYRVPSVDAGMKILHLLSRYKHRNSTLAHITQELGISKATVFRILKTFQSWQVVRYDDKTKTYSLGIQMVLLGERAKEFLDYLTVARTFLRRAAEDTGFTCVLVQRVKPDTLAYVAKEEAPGNFRVTVSLGRRFPITSAAFGKCFLSHIPWEDVEDLVHRYGIERFTERTVTDLASLRGQLEQFRAQGYAVSYGEHTPGFHSVAAPVFVGKGTIAFVLAVIGNSVALPDDVMKEVGRRLRAISADLSEALDKLGVPVSLFAVSEDEEAGSQPRRSEQSVEVRE; this comes from the coding sequence GTGGATTATCGGGTACCGTCGGTGGACGCGGGGATGAAGATTCTGCATCTGTTGAGTCGGTACAAGCACCGCAACAGCACCCTTGCGCACATCACCCAGGAGCTGGGCATTAGTAAAGCCACGGTGTTTCGCATCCTCAAAACGTTTCAGTCGTGGCAGGTGGTGCGCTACGACGACAAGACCAAAACCTATTCACTCGGCATTCAAATGGTGTTGCTCGGGGAGCGGGCCAAGGAGTTTCTCGACTATTTGACCGTCGCCCGGACATTTCTCCGCCGGGCGGCAGAAGATACGGGGTTTACCTGCGTCCTGGTTCAACGCGTGAAGCCGGATACTCTGGCCTACGTGGCAAAAGAGGAAGCGCCGGGAAATTTTCGCGTCACCGTGTCCCTGGGAAGGCGGTTTCCCATCACCAGTGCGGCTTTCGGAAAGTGTTTTCTCAGCCACATTCCGTGGGAGGACGTGGAGGATCTCGTCCATCGGTACGGCATCGAGCGGTTTACCGAACGCACGGTCACCGACCTCGCCTCGTTGCGGGGGCAGTTGGAGCAATTCCGCGCCCAAGGGTACGCAGTCAGTTATGGCGAGCACACCCCTGGTTTCCACAGCGTGGCCGCTCCGGTATTCGTTGGCAAAGGCACCATCGCCTTTGTGCTGGCCGTGATCGGGAATTCGGTGGCGCTGCCCGATGACGTGATGAAGGAGGTGGGGAGGCGGCTCCGGGCCATTTCCGCGGACCTCAGCGAGGCGTTAGACAAACTTGGGGTACCGGTGTCCTTGTTTGCAGTTTCGGAAGATGAGGAAGCGGGATCGCAACCCCGCAGGTCGGAACAAAGTGTGGAGGTGCGGGAATGA
- the menB gene encoding 1,4-dihydroxy-2-naphthoyl-CoA synthase, whose amino-acid sequence MEFQDILYEKHQGVAKITINRPEVLNAFRDVTVREMIAAFEDAWDDQEVGVVVLTGAGDRAFCVGGDQKVREKGGYGGTRGRDMGIGLDVMGLHEIMRNIPKPVIAAVNGYAIGGGHVLHVLCDLTIAAEHAVFGQVGPKVGSFDAGYGSAYLARVVGEKRAREIWYLCRRYSAQEAHQMGLVNKVVPKEELMTEVDRWAQELLERSPYALRILKASFNADTAHIKGIDELAMGALALYYDTEESMEGRNAFLEKRKPDFRKFYR is encoded by the coding sequence GTGGAATTCCAAGACATTCTCTACGAAAAACACCAAGGTGTTGCCAAGATTACGATCAATCGGCCCGAAGTACTCAACGCCTTTCGCGATGTGACCGTGAGGGAAATGATCGCCGCTTTTGAAGATGCTTGGGATGATCAAGAGGTGGGGGTTGTGGTCCTCACCGGGGCCGGGGATCGGGCCTTCTGCGTGGGAGGAGATCAAAAGGTGCGGGAGAAGGGCGGGTACGGCGGCACCCGGGGCCGGGACATGGGGATCGGCCTGGATGTGATGGGATTGCACGAGATCATGAGGAATATTCCCAAACCGGTGATCGCCGCGGTGAACGGGTATGCCATCGGGGGCGGCCATGTCCTCCACGTGCTCTGCGATCTGACCATCGCCGCGGAACACGCAGTTTTCGGCCAGGTCGGCCCCAAAGTGGGAAGCTTTGACGCGGGCTACGGCTCGGCCTATCTCGCCCGGGTGGTCGGGGAAAAGCGGGCCCGGGAGATCTGGTACCTGTGCCGCCGCTACTCCGCCCAAGAAGCCCACCAGATGGGGCTCGTCAACAAAGTGGTCCCTAAGGAAGAACTGATGACAGAGGTCGACCGCTGGGCCCAGGAACTTCTGGAGCGCAGCCCCTACGCCCTCCGCATCCTCAAAGCCTCCTTTAATGCCGACACCGCCCATATCAAGGGCATCGACGAATTGGCCATGGGTGCCCTGGCACTTTATTACGATACGGAAGAATCCATGGAAGGGCGCAACGCTTTCCTCGAAAAACGCAAACCGGATTTTCGAAAATTTTACCGTTGA
- a CDS encoding thiamine pyrophosphate-binding protein — MRVADLWVEQWAAAGIEIAFGIPGVHNMALFDALKRDGRIRTVIARHELGAAYMADGYYRTTGKYALVLLITGPGLTNALTGIAEAEGGSSGMIVVSTLPRSRDVGQGRGALHELPDQSALVEGLVKFSLTVPRPEEAARMMQEVLDTRFVGRAAPLYIDIPYDLLDAEVSEISPPAGEAGETGVPRAGVSPEPDVPSETGSAGPDDLLFRDNRSGEPSFPWPVYFAGDGNPSPWLGLLEGKVRSWKRPAVVVGPEAAAVAPLCRELVSRWGVPALTTVAAKGVISGSDPWFAGTTWTPGVEKLLAGCDGLLAIGTRWSLRDWHREQRPGAETVLITPDPRAVRPDAALSAVVAGPLDAVLRSLLEDLPWEEAAARDGTQAHRAHLARTAAAAEAERVVPEFDLWLRAVRHALPIDALLAVDSCLVGIAMARYLPVLNPGGFLYPMQYCSLGFAVPVAIGAALGGAGQAVALTGDGSLMFTLPELATAVQEDVPLLVVVFNNRAYGSVRDNQRKAYGRTAYVELPGPNMEQLAGAFGFAYQKMAWQDLPANLWRAFPLRDRRLWEVDDSPVDTY; from the coding sequence ATGCGGGTTGCGGATCTATGGGTCGAACAATGGGCTGCGGCGGGAATCGAGATCGCCTTCGGGATTCCCGGTGTCCACAACATGGCGCTCTTCGATGCATTGAAAAGGGATGGGAGGATCCGCACGGTAATCGCCCGGCACGAACTGGGCGCGGCGTACATGGCAGACGGGTACTATCGGACCACTGGTAAATACGCCCTGGTGCTCCTGATCACGGGCCCCGGGCTGACCAATGCCTTGACCGGCATTGCCGAAGCCGAGGGGGGCTCTTCGGGGATGATCGTCGTGTCCACTTTGCCGCGCTCCCGAGACGTGGGGCAAGGCCGGGGAGCTCTTCACGAGTTGCCCGACCAGAGTGCTCTGGTCGAAGGGTTAGTGAAGTTCTCCCTCACGGTGCCCCGTCCCGAGGAGGCCGCCCGAATGATGCAAGAGGTCCTCGACACGCGATTTGTCGGGCGTGCTGCGCCGCTGTATATCGATATTCCTTATGACTTGCTCGATGCGGAGGTCTCCGAAATCTCCCCGCCAGCCGGGGAGGCCGGGGAGACCGGTGTACCTCGGGCCGGTGTCTCGCCTGAGCCCGATGTTCCGTCTGAAACGGGGAGTGCCGGACCGGACGATCTGCTGTTCCGTGACAATCGCTCAGGAGAGCCTTCCTTTCCCTGGCCCGTCTACTTCGCGGGCGACGGGAACCCGTCCCCTTGGCTGGGACTTCTGGAAGGGAAAGTCCGCTCTTGGAAGCGCCCGGCGGTGGTGGTGGGTCCCGAGGCCGCAGCCGTTGCCCCGCTTTGTCGGGAATTGGTCAGCCGGTGGGGGGTACCGGCTTTGACCACCGTTGCGGCAAAGGGGGTCATCTCCGGAAGTGATCCGTGGTTCGCGGGTACCACTTGGACGCCAGGAGTTGAGAAACTTCTTGCCGGCTGCGATGGGCTCCTGGCCATCGGCACCCGATGGTCCCTGCGGGACTGGCACCGGGAGCAAAGGCCCGGAGCGGAAACGGTGCTGATTACCCCCGATCCCCGGGCAGTGCGACCGGATGCCGCGCTGTCCGCGGTGGTGGCGGGTCCACTCGATGCCGTGCTCCGGAGCCTGCTCGAAGACTTGCCCTGGGAGGAAGCGGCGGCCAGGGACGGCACCCAAGCTCACCGCGCCCATCTGGCCCGGACCGCGGCCGCTGCAGAGGCGGAGCGAGTGGTCCCGGAGTTTGATCTGTGGCTTCGGGCCGTGCGCCACGCCCTCCCTATCGACGCCCTGCTGGCCGTAGACAGTTGTCTGGTGGGTATCGCCATGGCCCGGTATCTGCCTGTGTTAAACCCGGGCGGGTTTTTGTACCCGATGCAGTATTGCTCCCTGGGTTTCGCCGTACCCGTGGCAATAGGGGCGGCGCTGGGCGGCGCGGGGCAGGCGGTAGCCCTCACCGGGGACGGGAGTTTGATGTTCACGCTCCCGGAGTTGGCCACCGCCGTTCAGGAAGACGTTCCCCTACTGGTGGTGGTTTTCAACAACCGGGCTTACGGCTCCGTCAGGGATAATCAGCGCAAGGCCTACGGGCGCACGGCCTATGTGGAACTGCCCGGCCCAAACATGGAACAACTGGCCGGTGCTTTTGGTTTTGCGTATCAAAAAATGGCATGGCAAGATCTCCCGGCAAATCTCTGGCGGGCTTTTCCCCTGAGGGATCGCCGGTTGTGGGAGGTGGACGACAGCCCGGTGGATACGTATTGA
- the gluQRS gene encoding tRNA glutamyl-Q(34) synthetase GluQRS, with protein sequence MSAVMAEGIRGRFAPSPTGFLHLGHAWVALLSWLQVRGSGGSWVLRVEDLDPDRSRDVYAEALREDLTWLGLDPDEGFGVGGLHAPYRQSERVDRYEAAFRALRERGEVYPCFCTRSRVREAERGAALAPHGPLKGCPGRCAERPERERRRLVAEGERPHWRYRVRRSRDEWEDGCRGHQSWERGEGNWDPILRRRDGTFGYMLAVVVDDGEMQITDVLRGDDLLTATPIQRDLFGTLGLPVPRYAHVPLLVDSAGRRLSKRHGALALRELRRSGVKPEAVIGRLAAWAGCVERPEPCRPGELIGLLDLAKVGRRWPGRIVVQER encoded by the coding sequence ATGAGCGCGGTGATGGCGGAGGGGATCCGGGGCCGGTTTGCCCCGAGCCCGACAGGTTTTCTGCACCTGGGCCACGCCTGGGTGGCCCTGCTCAGTTGGCTGCAGGTTCGCGGGTCCGGCGGGAGTTGGGTTCTGCGGGTGGAGGATTTGGATCCCGATCGCAGCCGGGATGTGTACGCGGAGGCGTTGAGGGAGGATCTCACGTGGCTGGGACTTGATCCGGATGAGGGTTTCGGAGTTGGGGGGCTTCATGCTCCTTATCGGCAGAGCGAGCGGGTGGATCGGTATGAAGCGGCGTTTCGGGCGCTGCGGGAACGAGGAGAGGTGTACCCCTGTTTTTGCACCCGCAGTCGCGTCCGGGAAGCGGAGCGGGGGGCAGCCCTGGCGCCCCACGGCCCCCTTAAAGGATGTCCGGGCCGGTGTGCGGAGCGCCCGGAGAGAGAGCGACGGCGCCTCGTGGCGGAGGGGGAGCGTCCCCATTGGCGGTACCGGGTCCGGCGGAGCCGGGACGAGTGGGAGGATGGCTGTCGCGGACATCAGAGCTGGGAGAGGGGCGAGGGAAATTGGGATCCCATCCTTCGCCGGCGGGATGGAACGTTTGGGTATATGCTGGCGGTGGTGGTGGATGACGGGGAAATGCAGATCACCGACGTGCTGCGGGGTGATGACCTGTTGACCGCCACCCCGATCCAGCGGGATCTGTTCGGGACCCTGGGCCTTCCAGTGCCCCGGTACGCCCATGTCCCCCTGCTGGTGGACTCGGCGGGCCGGCGTCTTTCCAAGCGGCACGGGGCGCTGGCCTTGCGGGAGTTGCGCCGTAGCGGGGTGAAGCCGGAGGCGGTGATCGGGCGCCTGGCAGCCTGGGCGGGATGTGTCGAACGGCCGGAGCCCTGTCGACCGGGGGAACTGATCGGCTTGCTGGATTTGGCCAAGGTGGGCCGGCGGTGGCCGGGGAGGATTGTGGTGCAGGAGCGATAG
- the pckA gene encoding phosphoenolpyruvate carboxykinase (ATP), which yields MKTDTLEKNLLRLVQGPGAQHQLAVPQLIEAALRNGEAVLTASGALAATTGKYTGRSPKDKFIVREPGSETHIHWGTVNQPFDRDRFEELVDRVTDYLTDKNRYVFDGFAGADPRYRLPIRVITERAWHNLFAHQLFIRPSSEELSGHQPEFTVISAPGFQAVPERDGTRSEAAIIISFEHRLVLICGTEYAGEIKKSIFSVMNYLLPQRGVLSMHCSANVGQEGDTALFFGLSGTGKTTLSADPERELIGDDEHGWSEDGVFNIEGGCYAKCIDLSRELEPQIWGAIRYGAVLENVVLDPATREELYDRRDLTENTRAAYPVHHIANARIPGTAGHPQTVIFLTADAYGVLPPISRLNREQAMFHFLSGYTSKLAGTERGVTEPEATFSTCFGAPFLPLRPSVYAEMLGQKIDRHGVRVFLVNTGWTGGPYGVGSRMKLAYTRAMVRAALSGALDRVEYVQEPYFGLSVPKTCPDVPSEVLLPKNTWADPEAYDAKARELARHFRENIRKMDGVPAAVLAAAPPIK from the coding sequence ATGAAAACGGATACGCTGGAAAAGAATCTCCTTCGCCTGGTCCAAGGTCCGGGGGCACAACACCAGCTTGCCGTGCCCCAACTGATCGAGGCAGCCCTGCGCAATGGGGAGGCCGTCCTCACCGCTTCCGGCGCCTTGGCGGCGACCACCGGGAAATATACCGGGCGTTCCCCCAAAGACAAGTTTATCGTAAGAGAGCCCGGCAGTGAAACCCATATCCACTGGGGCACTGTCAACCAGCCCTTCGATCGCGACCGTTTTGAGGAGCTGGTCGATCGGGTGACCGATTATTTGACTGACAAAAACCGGTATGTGTTCGACGGATTCGCGGGCGCGGACCCGCGCTACCGGCTGCCCATTCGGGTAATCACCGAGCGGGCGTGGCACAACCTGTTCGCCCACCAACTGTTTATTCGCCCTTCCAGCGAGGAACTCAGTGGACATCAACCGGAGTTCACCGTAATTTCCGCTCCGGGCTTTCAAGCGGTACCCGAGCGGGACGGCACTCGCTCCGAGGCGGCAATCATCATCAGTTTTGAACACCGTCTGGTCCTCATCTGTGGCACCGAGTACGCCGGCGAGATCAAAAAGTCGATTTTTAGCGTGATGAATTATCTCTTGCCCCAACGGGGCGTCCTGTCCATGCACTGCTCGGCCAATGTCGGTCAAGAAGGGGACACGGCGCTCTTTTTTGGCCTTTCGGGCACGGGGAAAACCACCCTGTCCGCCGATCCGGAGAGAGAGTTGATCGGAGACGACGAACACGGCTGGTCCGAGGACGGCGTGTTCAACATCGAGGGCGGTTGTTACGCCAAATGCATCGACTTGTCCAGGGAGTTGGAGCCCCAGATCTGGGGAGCGATCCGGTACGGTGCAGTGTTGGAGAACGTGGTCCTCGATCCCGCCACCCGGGAGGAGTTGTACGACCGGCGGGATCTCACCGAGAACACCCGGGCCGCTTATCCGGTGCACCATATCGCCAACGCCCGGATCCCGGGTACCGCAGGTCACCCGCAAACGGTGATCTTCCTCACCGCCGACGCCTACGGGGTTCTGCCCCCCATCTCCCGGTTGAACCGGGAACAGGCGATGTTTCATTTCTTATCCGGCTACACGAGCAAATTGGCCGGGACCGAACGCGGGGTCACCGAACCGGAAGCCACCTTCTCCACCTGTTTCGGCGCCCCCTTCCTGCCCCTGCGCCCCTCGGTGTACGCAGAGATGTTGGGGCAGAAAATCGACCGGCACGGGGTGCGGGTGTTCTTAGTCAACACCGGTTGGACCGGCGGTCCTTACGGGGTGGGATCCCGGATGAAGCTAGCCTACACCCGGGCAATGGTGCGCGCGGCGCTTTCGGGCGCCTTGGACCGGGTGGAATACGTCCAAGAACCCTATTTCGGCCTGTCGGTGCCCAAGACTTGTCCGGATGTGCCCTCGGAGGTTCTGTTGCCCAAAAACACGTGGGCAGATCCCGAGGCCTATGACGCGAAAGCCCGGGAGTTGGCACGGCATTTCCGGGAGAACATCCGCAAGATGGATGGGGTACCGGCCGCCGTACTGGCCGCCGCACCTCCTATAAAATAG
- a CDS encoding ABC transporter ATP-binding protein — protein MDGARLEAIGLCKSYGDREVLRDVSFSVTPGTVLAIIGPNGAGKSTLVRLVTGIEPPDRGRVSLDGVPVSSYSRRQLARRMAVLPQTPLVAGGFSVYDTVMMGRHPHLRPWRGETNHDRQVVERILWETGLNDLAGVTVNHLSGGQRQIVALAMVLAQEPDVLILDEPTTFLDIGHQMQILNLLCGGTAGRGREGRRPAVILVLHDLNLAALYAHRTLLLRAGSTEAYGSPAEVLTEDHIESVYGIRPRVLRHPDAGVPQILLPAPPWSALDVQGWSSAGG, from the coding sequence ATGGACGGGGCGAGATTAGAAGCGATCGGGCTTTGTAAATCATACGGAGACCGGGAGGTTCTCCGGGATGTTTCGTTTTCCGTGACCCCGGGGACGGTCCTGGCGATAATCGGGCCAAATGGGGCGGGCAAGAGCACCTTGGTCCGCCTGGTGACGGGGATAGAGCCCCCGGATCGCGGCCGGGTGAGTCTGGACGGAGTGCCGGTATCGTCGTATTCCAGAAGGCAGTTGGCCCGGCGGATGGCGGTATTGCCCCAGACCCCCCTGGTGGCCGGCGGGTTTTCGGTGTACGATACGGTCATGATGGGGCGCCATCCGCACCTGAGGCCGTGGCGCGGCGAAACAAACCACGACCGGCAGGTGGTTGAACGAATTTTGTGGGAAACCGGGCTGAATGATCTCGCCGGGGTGACCGTGAACCATCTGAGTGGCGGCCAACGGCAGATCGTGGCTCTGGCGATGGTGTTGGCCCAGGAGCCCGACGTGCTCATCCTGGACGAGCCCACCACTTTCCTCGACATTGGCCACCAAATGCAGATTCTGAACCTTCTATGCGGGGGCACGGCGGGGCGGGGAAGGGAAGGCAGGAGGCCGGCGGTGATTCTCGTGCTTCACGATCTCAATCTCGCTGCACTCTACGCACACCGGACTTTGTTGTTGAGGGCCGGGAGCACCGAGGCCTATGGATCGCCGGCGGAGGTGCTGACCGAAGATCACATCGAGTCGGTGTACGGCATTCGACCCCGGGTCTTGCGCCATCCGGATGCGGGGGTGCCTCAGATCCTGCTGCCGGCCCCGCCCTGGAGTGCTTTGGATGTCCAGGGGTGGAGCAGTGCAGGCGGATGA
- a CDS encoding FecCD family ABC transporter permease, translated as MRKDRRRSWMWVGVWLAAVALSLAASVAIGPTATDLDSLWRAILAGPGAKAPEAAGGWVQAVVWEIRFPRAVLALLVGAALGAAGAAYQGVLRNPLADPFILGVSSGAALGAVAGILFGGQVGLYGLFAVPGLAFVGGLVGLAAVFWLGSIRGPGSRNNTLILAGVVVQSFFGAILTVLMVAASNRLPNVMLWLLGSLANRDPRLIWSLVPATVLGLTMVWWEARNLNVLTLGEEEAAHLGVDVGAARLVILGASSLMTAAAVSVAGIIGFVGLVVPHVLRILAGPDHRTLLPLSALGGGVFLLWADNAARTLIPGQEIPIGAITAFCGAPFFAYLLHRQGR; from the coding sequence ATGAGAAAAGATCGTCGTCGGTCATGGATGTGGGTCGGGGTCTGGTTGGCCGCCGTCGCCTTGTCCCTGGCCGCCAGTGTGGCCATCGGTCCGACCGCCACGGATCTGGACAGCCTCTGGCGGGCGATACTGGCGGGACCGGGTGCCAAAGCCCCGGAGGCTGCCGGGGGCTGGGTTCAGGCGGTGGTATGGGAGATCCGCTTCCCCCGGGCGGTTCTGGCCCTTTTGGTCGGGGCGGCTCTCGGGGCCGCGGGCGCGGCTTATCAAGGGGTGTTACGCAACCCCCTGGCGGACCCTTTTATCCTCGGCGTGTCTTCCGGGGCGGCCCTGGGGGCGGTGGCGGGTATTCTGTTCGGGGGACAGGTGGGCCTGTACGGCTTGTTTGCCGTCCCGGGGCTGGCTTTTGTCGGCGGCCTTGTCGGGTTGGCGGCGGTGTTTTGGCTGGGCTCGATCCGGGGGCCGGGTTCCCGGAACAATACGCTGATTCTCGCCGGGGTAGTGGTCCAATCGTTTTTTGGAGCCATCCTCACCGTATTGATGGTGGCCGCATCAAACCGACTGCCCAATGTGATGCTATGGCTGTTGGGAAGCCTGGCCAATCGGGATCCTCGGCTGATCTGGAGTTTGGTTCCCGCCACTGTCCTGGGGTTGACGATGGTTTGGTGGGAAGCGCGGAACCTGAATGTCCTGACCCTGGGTGAAGAGGAAGCGGCACATCTCGGGGTGGACGTGGGGGCTGCCCGGCTGGTGATTTTGGGGGCGTCCTCCCTCATGACGGCGGCAGCGGTGTCCGTAGCCGGGATCATCGGGTTTGTCGGCTTGGTGGTCCCTCATGTGCTTCGCATCCTGGCTGGACCGGACCACCGTACTTTGCTGCCGCTGTCTGCCCTGGGGGGCGGCGTATTTTTACTCTGGGCGGATAACGCCGCCCGCACCTTGATTCCCGGGCAAGAGATCCCCATCGGGGCGATCACCGCTTTTTGCGGGGCGCCATTTTTTGCGTATCTGCTTCACCGGCAGGGGCGGTAG